One Clostridia bacterium genomic region harbors:
- a CDS encoding PTS sugar transporter subunit IIB, which produces MLRVMLVCSAGMSTSLLVTKMKNAAAKDGIDIEIFAVPEVEVKESIDHADVVLLAPQVRFLFNKMKQELEPKGIPLAVIDGMNYGLMKGDAVVKQALELTAATK; this is translated from the coding sequence GTGTTGAGGGTTATGCTGGTATGTTCCGCAGGCATGTCTACCAGCCTGTTGGTGACCAAGATGAAAAACGCTGCAGCAAAAGATGGTATTGACATTGAGATTTTTGCAGTACCGGAGGTTGAGGTAAAGGAAAGTATCGATCATGCTGATGTAGTACTTCTGGCTCCACAGGTAAGATTTCTATTTAACAAAATGAAGCAGGAGCTTGAACCCAAGGGAATTCCTTTAGCAGTCATTGACGGTATGAACTATGGGCTGATGAAGGGAGACGCTGTAGTTAAACAGGCGTTGGAGCTTACTGCTGCCACTAAGTAG
- a CDS encoding MupG family TIM beta-alpha barrel fold protein: protein MKQLGISIYPDRASQEENKAYISLASQYGFTRIFTCLISSDDDIDMVKSKFSDITSHAKGLGMQVIADVSPSIFDIFGISYQDLRFFFELGLSGIRLDLGFSGLEESIMTFNPYGLKVEINMSSGTRYLDNIFSHKPNVENLIGCHNFYPHKYTGLSRKHFEKCSKQFKQNGIRTAAFISSKEAGFGPWPVSEGLCTLEEHRNLPVAVQAKDLFNTDLIDDVIIANAFASESELIALHHLDKELLTLDVQLIEGLPEIEKKIVLDELHFNRGDVSEYMIRSTQSRVKYSMHSFKLFNAPAIRRGDIMIDSSLYERYAGELQIALKDMENSGRTNVVGRISEKEIYLLDHIEPWQKFRLKLE, encoded by the coding sequence ATGAAACAATTAGGAATTTCAATCTACCCTGACAGAGCTAGCCAGGAAGAAAACAAAGCATACATTTCACTTGCTTCTCAATATGGCTTTACAAGGATATTTACCTGTCTTATATCTTCTGATGATGATATTGACATGGTTAAATCAAAATTCAGTGATATTACCAGTCACGCTAAGGGATTAGGAATGCAAGTTATTGCTGATGTCAGTCCCTCTATATTTGATATCTTTGGCATAAGCTACCAGGATTTGAGGTTTTTCTTTGAACTGGGGCTGTCCGGAATCAGACTTGATCTGGGCTTCAGCGGGCTTGAGGAAAGCATCATGACCTTTAATCCTTATGGGCTCAAGGTTGAAATCAATATGAGCAGTGGAACCAGATATTTAGATAATATTTTTTCTCATAAACCAAATGTGGAAAATCTTATAGGCTGCCATAACTTTTATCCTCACAAATATACAGGGCTCTCCAGGAAGCATTTCGAAAAGTGTTCCAAACAGTTTAAACAAAACGGGATTAGGACGGCTGCTTTTATCTCCTCAAAGGAAGCCGGTTTTGGACCATGGCCGGTGAGTGAGGGACTTTGCACGTTGGAGGAGCACAGAAACCTGCCTGTTGCAGTACAGGCAAAGGACCTCTTCAATACCGATCTTATTGATGATGTTATCATTGCAAACGCCTTCGCGTCAGAAAGTGAGCTTATCGCCTTACACCACCTCGATAAAGAACTTCTGACCCTGGACGTACAATTGATTGAAGGCCTACCTGAAATCGAGAAAAAAATAGTCCTCGATGAGCTTCACTTTAACAGGGGAGATGTATCTGAATATATGATCAGATCTACTCAAAGCCGTGTAAAATATAGCATGCATAGCTTTAAGCTCTTTAATGCTCCAGCCATAAGGCGCGGAGATATTATGATAGACAGCAGCCTGTACGAAAGATACGCCGGGGAATTGCAGATTGCTCTTAAGGATATGGAGAACAGCGGAAGAACAAACGTTGTAGGCAGGATATCCGAGAAGGAAATATACTTGCTTGACCATATAGAACCCTGGCAGAAGTTTAGGCTTAAGTTGGAATAA
- a CDS encoding (2Fe-2S)-binding protein — protein sequence MRIDQHPIISFNKGKKVKFSFDGKEYEGYENEPIAAALHAAGIRVLGHSHKLGRPRGFYCAIGNCSSCLMVVDGEPNVRICVEKLKEGMIVETQIGKGDLK from the coding sequence GTGAGGATTGACCAGCACCCTATTATTTCATTTAACAAAGGTAAGAAAGTGAAGTTCTCATTTGACGGAAAAGAGTATGAGGGCTATGAAAATGAGCCCATTGCAGCTGCTTTACATGCTGCGGGAATCAGAGTTTTAGGGCACAGTCACAAACTGGGAAGACCCAGAGGTTTTTATTGTGCTATAGGAAACTGCTCTTCCTGCCTTATGGTAGTAGATGGTGAGCCAAATGTAAGGATCTGCGTGGAGAAGCTTAAAGAAGGAATGATCGTGGAAACCCAGATAGGAAAGGGGGATCTAAAGTGA
- the proS gene encoding proline--tRNA ligase, producing MADKKQQEFVKEITPMEVDFSQWYTDVILKTDMVDYAPVKGCMVIKPYGYGVWEGIQRVSDKRFKATGHKNAYFPLLIPESYLKKEADHFEGFAPEVLWVTHGGNEELAERLFIRPTSETIICDMYSKWVQSYRDLPLLINQWCNVVRWEKTTRPFLRTAEFLWQEGHTVHVDYEDAQKETMQMLEIYRQVAEDELAMPVILGQKSEKEKFAGALDTYTMEAMMHDGKALQAGTSHNLGQHFSKMFDIKFLDRDGVQKHAWTTSWGTSTRLIGGIIMVHGDNRGLVMPPRVAPVQVVIIPIAFHKEGVLDKARAVKEELDKSFRIEMDDRDTYSPGWKFNEWEMKGVPIRMEIGPKDIENNQVTIARRDTLEKFAVPMDNLTETITKLLDDIHTTLFNKALKNREEKTYTTTDYEEFKKIMQETPGFVKTMWCGSRDCEDKLKADTNATIRCMPFHQEHVGDKCLVCGGKAEKMVYVAKAY from the coding sequence ATGGCTGATAAGAAGCAGCAGGAATTTGTAAAAGAGATAACCCCTATGGAAGTGGATTTTTCCCAGTGGTACACCGATGTCATTCTAAAGACTGATATGGTTGATTATGCTCCGGTCAAGGGCTGCATGGTAATAAAGCCTTATGGCTATGGTGTATGGGAAGGGATTCAAAGAGTGTCCGACAAAAGATTTAAGGCTACGGGGCATAAGAATGCATATTTCCCGCTTTTGATACCTGAAAGCTATTTGAAGAAGGAAGCAGATCATTTTGAAGGTTTTGCCCCAGAGGTGCTGTGGGTAACTCACGGGGGAAACGAGGAGCTTGCTGAAAGACTATTCATAAGGCCGACTTCAGAGACAATAATCTGCGATATGTATTCCAAGTGGGTGCAGTCCTACAGAGATCTTCCACTCCTGATAAACCAGTGGTGCAACGTAGTACGTTGGGAAAAGACAACGAGACCGTTCCTTAGGACGGCTGAGTTCTTGTGGCAGGAAGGGCATACCGTTCATGTAGATTATGAGGATGCTCAGAAGGAAACAATGCAGATGCTTGAAATATACAGGCAGGTTGCTGAAGATGAGCTGGCAATGCCGGTGATACTCGGACAGAAGAGTGAGAAGGAAAAATTCGCGGGAGCGTTAGATACTTATACAATGGAAGCGATGATGCACGACGGAAAGGCTTTGCAGGCGGGTACATCACACAACCTGGGACAGCATTTCTCCAAGATGTTTGACATAAAATTCCTGGACAGGGATGGAGTACAAAAACATGCTTGGACCACTTCCTGGGGAACTTCCACAAGGCTTATCGGCGGAATAATAATGGTGCATGGAGACAACAGAGGACTTGTAATGCCTCCAAGAGTGGCTCCGGTTCAGGTTGTTATTATCCCTATTGCCTTCCACAAGGAGGGAGTTCTTGACAAGGCCAGAGCAGTAAAAGAGGAGCTGGATAAGAGCTTCAGAATTGAAATGGATGACAGAGACACTTACAGCCCAGGTTGGAAGTTCAACGAATGGGAGATGAAGGGCGTTCCGATAAGAATGGAAATCGGACCAAAGGATATTGAAAATAACCAGGTTACAATAGCCAGAAGGGATACCCTTGAGAAGTTTGCTGTACCGATGGATAATCTTACAGAGACTATCACCAAGCTTCTGGATGATATTCATACTACATTGTTCAACAAAGCCCTCAAGAATAGGGAGGAAAAGACCTATACCACTACGGATTACGAGGAGTTCAAAAAGATAATGCAGGAGACACCGGGTTTTGTGAAGACAATGTGGTGCGGCAGCAGAGATTGTGAGGATAAGCTAAAGGCAGATACTAATGCAACAATCAGGTGCATGCCTTTCCATCAGGAGCATGTAGGGGATAAATGCCTCGTTTGCGGTGGCAAGGCCGAAAAAATGGTTTATGTAGCAAAAGCATATTAA
- a CDS encoding PTS lactose/cellobiose transporter subunit IIA: MDLETMVFTIIAHSGDARSSSMEAIGHARNGEFDKANACLDEANKKLLLVHSEQTKLIQAEAQGQETKVSLLLVHAQDHLMGAMTVRDLAGEFIELYKIMNANRG; the protein is encoded by the coding sequence ATGGATTTGGAAACTATGGTATTTACAATCATTGCACACAGTGGCGATGCAAGAAGCTCAAGTATGGAAGCGATCGGACATGCAAGAAATGGAGAGTTTGATAAAGCCAATGCATGTCTGGATGAAGCCAATAAGAAATTGCTGTTGGTACATTCAGAGCAGACAAAGCTCATTCAAGCAGAAGCACAAGGCCAGGAAACAAAGGTGTCCCTGCTGCTTGTACATGCTCAGGATCATCTTATGGGTGCAATGACTGTAAGGGATCTGGCAGGAGAATTCATTGAACTGTATAAAATAATGAATGCAAATAGGGGTTAG
- a CDS encoding (2Fe-2S)-binding protein has product MLEITGIATPANLADVTPSAERMAKGPVAVIECFQKIPCNPCQTACKRGAIKEFEDINNRPDIDHEKCNGCTMCVSNCPGLSIFVIDETYSEKEALVKIPYEFLPLPEEGSFVTGVDREGKPVCRAKVGKVQNTKVQDRTPVVSLVVPKEFSMTVRCFSIEDYYSDNTMICRCEEITLGEIREYIRKGYQSVDEIKRISRAGMGPCQGRTCRQLIMQELASATGKKMSELKMSTFRPPTKPIKLGALAGGEDNE; this is encoded by the coding sequence ATGTTGGAAATAACCGGTATAGCAACTCCTGCGAATTTAGCTGATGTTACTCCTTCAGCGGAAAGAATGGCTAAAGGACCAGTTGCGGTGATAGAATGCTTCCAGAAAATACCCTGTAATCCATGCCAAACTGCATGTAAAAGGGGAGCAATAAAGGAATTTGAAGATATTAATAATAGGCCTGATATAGACCACGAAAAATGCAATGGCTGCACAATGTGTGTAAGCAATTGCCCAGGACTTTCTATTTTCGTAATTGATGAGACTTATTCTGAAAAGGAAGCACTGGTAAAGATTCCTTATGAATTCCTGCCGCTTCCTGAGGAAGGAAGTTTTGTTACAGGAGTAGACAGGGAAGGAAAGCCTGTATGCAGGGCAAAGGTGGGAAAGGTTCAGAATACAAAGGTTCAGGACAGAACACCAGTAGTATCGCTGGTCGTACCAAAGGAATTCTCCATGACCGTAAGATGCTTCAGCATAGAAGATTATTACAGCGATAACACCATGATATGCAGATGTGAAGAAATAACTCTCGGGGAAATAAGAGAATATATAAGAAAAGGCTATCAGAGCGTGGATGAAATTAAGAGAATATCCAGAGCAGGAATGGGTCCATGCCAGGGCAGAACCTGCAGACAGCTTATAATGCAGGAGCTTGCTTCAGCAACAGGCAAGAAAATGTCTGAGCTCAAAATGTCTACCTTTAGGCCACCAACAAAACCAATTAAATTAGGAGCTTTGGCTGGAGGTGAAGATAATGAATAA
- a CDS encoding PTS sugar transporter subunit IIC, translating into MKKFLEFMEKYFVPVAGRIGSQRHLVAVRDGFVSIMPLILAGSVAVLLNNTLFKWVPALGILTGINGNVWWGTFAIMTLVVVFSIGYNLAKSYGVDALAAGLISVASFITVTPQAHGNAGWGYIHWGYLNASGLFTGIIVALIATEIFVKLMKRKLTINMPENVPPAVGRAFAAVIPGMVALYLFAIVGHIITTVGANSLYDIIYKLIQEPLQGFSQGLGSAITLAILMNVFWFFGLHGGNIFDPIVNSLYLPALEANASAVQQGVAATNIVTKSFYDSFVHIGGCGATLALIVAIYIATKKRDEYKQVAKLSGPAGIFNINEPMMFGLPLILNPMLLIPFILIPGVLTFIAYIATDWGLVPKTFVQIPWITPVGISGFLATGGSIRGGLLSVVNFAIAVLIYLPFVKLADNMASEPNTSHNEKSNKSINQSA; encoded by the coding sequence ATGAAAAAGTTTCTGGAATTCATGGAAAAGTATTTTGTTCCAGTAGCTGGGAGGATCGGTTCACAAAGACACCTTGTAGCTGTACGTGACGGCTTTGTAAGCATCATGCCGCTGATACTTGCAGGTTCAGTGGCCGTATTGTTGAACAACACACTGTTCAAATGGGTGCCTGCACTAGGTATTTTGACAGGTATTAACGGCAATGTATGGTGGGGTACCTTTGCCATTATGACCTTGGTAGTAGTATTCTCGATAGGTTATAACCTAGCTAAGAGCTATGGTGTAGATGCTTTGGCTGCCGGTTTGATCTCCGTTGCCTCTTTCATCACTGTTACACCTCAAGCCCACGGTAATGCAGGCTGGGGATATATTCACTGGGGATACTTGAACGCTTCGGGCTTATTTACAGGTATTATAGTTGCACTCATAGCAACTGAGATATTTGTTAAACTCATGAAAAGGAAACTTACAATCAACATGCCTGAAAATGTACCGCCAGCGGTTGGCAGAGCCTTTGCCGCAGTTATACCAGGTATGGTGGCATTATACCTTTTCGCAATAGTTGGGCATATAATCACAACCGTTGGGGCAAACAGCCTTTATGATATCATCTATAAACTCATTCAGGAGCCTCTTCAGGGTTTTAGCCAAGGATTAGGCTCAGCCATTACTCTTGCAATACTTATGAATGTATTCTGGTTCTTTGGGCTGCATGGCGGCAACATTTTCGATCCAATAGTGAACTCACTATACCTGCCCGCTCTTGAAGCAAACGCAAGTGCTGTACAGCAGGGTGTCGCCGCTACTAACATCGTAACAAAGTCATTCTATGATTCCTTTGTTCACATTGGAGGCTGTGGTGCAACTTTAGCCCTTATTGTTGCCATATATATAGCCACCAAGAAAAGGGATGAGTACAAACAGGTTGCCAAGCTGTCAGGACCTGCAGGGATATTTAATATCAACGAACCCATGATGTTTGGCTTGCCACTCATTCTCAACCCTATGCTTCTGATACCGTTTATACTTATACCGGGCGTACTGACCTTCATTGCTTATATCGCAACCGATTGGGGACTGGTGCCAAAGACATTTGTGCAGATACCATGGATTACCCCGGTTGGAATAAGCGGGTTCCTGGCTACAGGTGGCAGTATCAGGGGAGGCTTGCTGTCAGTAGTAAACTTTGCAATTGCAGTACTCATATACCTGCCTTTTGTAAAGCTGGCTGACAATATGGCAAGCGAACCTAATACAAGCCACAACGAGAAAAGTAATAAGTCAATAAATCAGAGCGCTTGA
- a CDS encoding sigma 54-interacting transcriptional regulator, whose protein sequence is MSGYNETKGIDMFGEENGELLKVILDSINDAICVVDENCITRYWNLAAEKLYQIDSDKIMGKHIKEFFPNSLLPRIIRERKAYDNIYNSPKEGCYNVISASPLYINGRLVGGISLDRDATEFIKTSELLVKAQSNLNVLEHEISIINKNLYSFSQILGNNKTFRDSIRLARDISKSNINVLITSESGTGKELFARAIHMESGRNGYFVPINCSAIPNELIESELFGYSAGAFTGALKSGKIGKIELAHNGTLFLDEIGDMPLSMQPKILRVLENGEMTRIGSEKTIKANIRVIAATNKDLSEMVEAGLFRKDLYYRLNSVVLNLPPLRERKDDIPLLVNRFVEDYCMEYGINILGITPEVMDIFINHNWEGNIRELKNVIERIVVLARNKDTEVIDISFLPQNLSKNKKLRSVPKQESLYDLNTILDNAEREAIITVMRIAKNNKSHAAKLLNIPRSTFYFKLNKYNLEK, encoded by the coding sequence GTGTCAGGTTACAATGAAACAAAAGGCATTGATATGTTCGGTGAGGAAAATGGAGAACTCTTAAAGGTAATCCTTGACAGCATAAACGATGCCATCTGTGTAGTAGACGAAAACTGCATAACCCGTTACTGGAATCTGGCAGCAGAAAAGCTTTACCAGATTGATAGTGATAAAATAATGGGCAAGCATATAAAGGAGTTCTTCCCAAACTCATTGCTTCCTAGAATCATAAGAGAAAGGAAGGCTTATGACAATATCTACAACAGTCCCAAAGAAGGCTGCTACAATGTCATTAGCGCTTCGCCGCTATATATAAACGGCCGCCTTGTGGGTGGAATAAGCTTAGACCGCGATGCTACAGAATTCATAAAAACCTCTGAGCTGCTTGTAAAGGCTCAGTCTAACCTTAACGTACTTGAGCATGAAATATCAATAATCAATAAAAACCTATACTCCTTTTCTCAGATATTAGGCAACAACAAAACCTTCAGAGATAGCATCAGACTAGCCAGAGATATATCGAAATCGAATATAAATGTGCTTATAACCAGTGAGAGCGGTACAGGCAAGGAGCTTTTCGCCCGTGCTATACACATGGAAAGCGGGCGGAATGGTTATTTTGTACCTATTAACTGCAGTGCTATACCTAATGAGTTGATTGAAAGTGAGCTTTTCGGCTATTCAGCAGGAGCGTTCACCGGGGCTTTGAAAAGCGGCAAGATAGGAAAAATAGAACTGGCACATAATGGTACGCTTTTTCTCGATGAAATTGGAGATATGCCTTTAAGCATGCAGCCCAAGATACTGAGAGTACTGGAAAATGGAGAGATGACCAGGATAGGCAGCGAAAAAACCATAAAGGCTAATATAAGAGTAATTGCTGCTACTAACAAGGATTTGTCGGAAATGGTAGAAGCCGGCTTGTTCAGGAAGGACCTTTATTACAGACTGAACTCCGTTGTTCTTAACCTTCCGCCTTTAAGAGAAAGGAAGGATGACATCCCTTTGCTGGTAAACCGATTTGTTGAGGATTACTGCATGGAATACGGAATTAATATTCTTGGGATCACCCCTGAGGTTATGGATATATTCATCAACCATAATTGGGAAGGAAATATAAGAGAGCTGAAAAATGTCATAGAGCGAATCGTGGTACTGGCAAGAAACAAAGACACCGAAGTTATTGATATCTCATTTCTTCCTCAGAATCTGAGCAAGAATAAAAAATTACGCTCCGTCCCTAAGCAGGAGAGTTTATATGATCTGAATACCATATTGGACAATGCAGAAAGGGAAGCAATAATCACTGTAATGAGAATTGCAAAAAACAATAAATCCCATGCAGCGAAGCTATTGAATATTCCCAGAAGTACATTCTATTTCAAACTTAACAAGTATAATCTGGAAAAATGA
- a CDS encoding FAD-dependent oxidoreductase: MKHTEIVVVGGGPAGLSAAINAAASGAKVMVIDRSSELGGQLVKQTHMFFGSQKQYASVRGIDIAAILTNELLKYQDKVEIMKDATVIGLYDDGVLSVEKDGKYFKIKPESIIVTTGASEKFLTFPNNDLPGIYGAGAVQTLMNVHGVAPGNSVIMVGAGNIGLIVSYQLMQAGIKVKAIIDAAPRIGGYLVHASKIRRMGVPIMTSCSVKYAHGKDKLEKVTVWKLDEKWQPIPGSETDIEADVMCISVGLSPLGELLWQIGCDMKFIPELGGHVPYRNEELETSIKGVYVAGDVAGVEEASSAMVEGRLAGLCAAKNLGHAAKEFETLKKDYIEQLNSLRSGPVGEKTRKGLNQLVV, from the coding sequence GTGAAGCATACAGAAATAGTTGTAGTTGGCGGAGGTCCTGCCGGACTGTCTGCAGCCATAAATGCAGCAGCCTCTGGTGCTAAGGTTATGGTTATTGACAGGAGCAGCGAGCTTGGCGGGCAGTTGGTAAAGCAAACCCATATGTTCTTCGGCTCTCAGAAACAATATGCCTCTGTAAGAGGTATAGATATTGCAGCCATCTTAACCAATGAGCTTTTAAAATATCAGGACAAGGTAGAAATCATGAAGGATGCTACAGTGATAGGACTTTATGATGATGGAGTACTTTCAGTTGAAAAAGACGGAAAATACTTTAAGATAAAACCAGAATCAATAATTGTAACAACAGGAGCTTCAGAAAAGTTTCTCACTTTCCCAAATAACGACCTGCCGGGAATCTATGGAGCAGGGGCAGTTCAGACATTGATGAATGTACATGGTGTTGCACCTGGAAACAGCGTTATTATGGTAGGTGCAGGCAATATAGGACTTATAGTAAGTTATCAGCTTATGCAGGCTGGAATTAAGGTGAAAGCCATAATAGATGCAGCTCCTCGAATAGGTGGATATCTGGTACATGCATCAAAAATAAGAAGAATGGGTGTGCCAATAATGACTTCCTGCTCTGTGAAATATGCTCACGGAAAAGATAAACTTGAAAAGGTCACAGTCTGGAAGCTGGATGAAAAATGGCAGCCGATACCAGGCTCAGAAACAGACATAGAAGCAGATGTAATGTGCATCTCCGTAGGTTTATCACCATTAGGAGAGCTTCTATGGCAAATAGGCTGTGATATGAAATTCATACCCGAGCTTGGCGGACATGTTCCCTACAGAAATGAAGAGTTGGAGACAAGCATTAAAGGCGTATATGTAGCAGGAGACGTTGCAGGTGTCGAGGAAGCAAGCAGCGCTATGGTTGAAGGGCGGCTTGCAGGTCTCTGTGCAGCAAAGAATCTTGGACACGCTGCAAAGGAATTCGAAACCTTAAAGAAGGATTATATAGAACAGCTGAATTCTCTAAGATCAGGCCCTGTAGGTGAAAAAACACGCAAGGGTCTTAACCAATTGGTAGTATAA